The following nucleotide sequence is from Euzebyales bacterium.
ACCGCCGTGCTGCTCTTCGGTGTGCCAGCCGCCAAGGACCCGGAGGGTTCCGAGGCCTGGAACGACGACGGGGTGCTGCAGCAGGCTCTACGCGCGCTGCGTGACGACCACGGCGACGGCATCGTCCTGCTGGTCGACACGTGCCTCGACGAGTACACCTCGCACGGCCACTGCGGGCCGCTGCGCGCTGACGGCACGGTGGACAACGACGCAGCGAACGCCGCCTACGCCCGGGCCGCCGTCAGCCAGGCGGCAGCCGGTGCCGACATGGTCGCGCCGTCCGGGATGATGGACGGGCAGGTCGCGGTGATCCGCGCCGCGCTCGATGACGCCGGGCACGCCGAGACGACCGGCATCATGGCCTACTGCAGCAAGTACGCGAGCGCGCTGTACGGTCCCTTCCGCGATGCGGCCGAGTGCGCGCCGCAGTTCGGCGACCGCACCACGTACCAGCTCGATCCGGCCAACGGTGACGAGGGCGTCCGCGAGGCGTTGGTCGACGCCGCAGAGGGCGCCGATGTGCTGATGGTCAAGCCCGCGGTCGCCTACCTGGACCTGGTGTGGCGCGTGAAGGAGGCCACCCGGATGCCGCTTGCCGCGTACCACGTGTCGGGCGAGTACGCGATGGTCCACGCGGCCGCCGAGCGCGGCTGGCTCGACGGCGACCGCGCGATGGCCGAGGTGCTCACGTCGATCGCCCGCGCCGGCGCGGACCAGGTCATCACCTACGCCGCCGCGTGGATGGCCCGCCGCCTCTCCAGTGGCTGACACCACCTTGCGTTTCCGGTACGAAGCACGGTGGTCGTCGTTCGGTGCGGGGGGCGTGCGTGCCGGCTGCCGGCGTGTGGTCGGGAGGCCATGTGACCACCGGTGACCGCCGCGCGGTGGTCGACGCCCACGTGGCCGCCTTCAACGCCGCCGACCTCGTGGCGGTGATGGACGGGTTCGCCGACGACGCGGTGCTGTCGGTCGGCGACCAGACGGTGATCGGTGCCCGTGCGATCCGCACGTTGTTCGCCGACAGCTTCGCCTCACCCGTCACGGCGGAGCTGACGCTCCACCGGGCCGTCGTCGAGGGCGACACGATCGCCTGCGAGCTGACCGAGCAGCTCACCGTCGAGGGCACGAGCCACACGATCGACGTCGCCGCCTTCTACACGGTGCGTGACGGCCGGCTGGTCCGCGTCCGCATCTACCGGGACCTCGGACCCGCGTGACCCTTCGCGATGGCCGCCGGACGCGGCACGCCGTCCCGCGGATCCCGAACGCCCGCGCCGCCGGCGGCTCAGGCCTCGACGGCGGCCACCGACGTTCGTGCCACGCGTCGGCCAGCGGTCGACCACGACCATGCCGGCCGTCGTTCAAGTCATCGAGATCCGCTCCCGTTCGCGGCGTCCGGCCGAGGGCGCCCGCCGAGACAGATCGACCAGTGCGCGCCGGAGCATGGCGCGGACGACAACCGGGTGGACGAGGCGGGCGATACCGAGGTACGGGCGGCCGCCGCGGTTGTTCACACGGGCGACGGTCGAGACGGTCATCGAGCCGTCGGCGATCAGGATCGACGCCCGGAAGTCGAGGTGACGATCGTCGGTGCCCAGCAGCACCTCGTCGGCGGTCTCGGCGACGGGGTCGAAGGCCGACACGCAACCCCGATCGATGCCGATCAGCCCGACGAAGGTGTTGCGCACCAGCATCGCCGCGTCGATCCACATCGGCACGGTCCCGGAACACCGCGGTCCGCCAGACCTCCGGGTCGCGGCTGACATGCGCAGGCAGTCCGGACAAGATGCGCGTCGGCGACGTCGCAGTGGTCGAACGCGTGCCGCGCGAGTGACCCATCGGCGGGATGGCGACCGACCGCGTGGATCTGCCAGCCGGACCGCGCGGAGCAGGCGGACCAGCGGCGACCAACGCGTGGGCCCGTCGATCCGACCGGTGGCCGCAAGCTCGACGTTGTCGAGGGCGTCCTCGATCAGCGCGTCATGCAGCGGACGGGCGATGGTCGGCCACAGCGCGCGCAACACGCCGGCCAGGCGACCATGCATCTCGTGCGTCACGACACACGCCGTGTCGTCAATCGCGTCGACCCGCAGCTCGTGCCAGCCGTCGAGGCCGGCGTCCTCGGCGAATCGGAAGCGCACGCGTCGTCGGGGTTCGTAGGTGATCACCGTGTAGCGGATCCGGCCGGGGCCGCCGGTTGTCGCGCGACGACTGCACGTGCGGCGTTGCAGGCGATCGCAGCGGGAGGCATGCGATCGGTCGCCATCGAGCGGCTCACGGGCGAGCTCGGTACGACCAAGGGCAGCTTCTACTGGCACTTCCGCGAGCGCGCCGAGCTCGTCGATGCGGCGCTGACGCTGTTGGAGCGCGAACACACCGCGGCGGTCATCGAGGCGCTGGATCGCGAACCGGACGCCGCGACACGCCTGCGTACGCTGTTCACCCTGATCGTCACGGCCGCACGGGAGGACCGCGTCGAGCTGCCGTTGCTGGCCCACGCCGCGGACCCGACGGTCCGGTCGGTGCTCGAGCGGGTGACCCCGCGGCGCATCGACTACGTGACCGAGGCGTTCGAGCAGATCGGCTTCCCGCACGCCGCCGCGCGCTGCTCGCGTACACGGCCTACCTGGGCCACCTCCAGCTGCTCCACACCACCGACGAGTTGCCGGCACCGCCCTCCGATCTGTGGCGCGCGCACCTCGACGAGGCACTCGACGCATTGCTGCTCGACGCACGATGATGCGTGCTGCGCCGGCCGCCGTGCGGGGGCTAGGCTCGGCGGTGCTCAGCGACGACCGGAGCCTTTCGACCATGCGGTACCGCAAGCTCACGCCCGAGATCGAAGTCAGCGAGGTCGGCTTCGGCAACTGGACGGTGACCACCGGGTGGTGGGGCCACTACACCGAGGCGGAGGCTGTCGACCTGCACCGCGCGGCCTTCGACGCCGGCATCACCTTCTTCGACACCGCCGACGCCTACGCCGAGGGCGATGCCGAGCGCGTGTTGGGCAGGGCGCTCGGCGACGTGCGCGATCAGGTCGTGATCGCCACCAAGTTCGGCTACGACATCTCCGACGCGGCGACCGCCAACCGCCGCGGACAGCAGGAGCGGGCGAAGGACTTCTCGCTCGACACGGTGCGCGCGGCGCTCGACGACAGCCTGCGCAGGCTGGGCCTCGACCACATCGACCTGTGGCAGCTGCACAACCCACGCATGGGCCACATCGACGACGACGCGCTGTTCGCGTTCCTCGACGAGGCTCGCGAGGCCGGCAAGATCCGCGCGTTCGGCGTCGCGCTCGGCCCGAAGATCGGCTGGCTCGAGGAGGGCGTCCACGCCATGCGTACCCGGCGGGTGCCGGCGATGCAGATGATCTACAACGTGCTCGAGCAGTCCCCGGGCCGTGAGCTGCTCGACGTCGCCGCCGAGACGGGCACGAAGATGGTCGTGCGGGTCCCCCACTCGAGTGGGATGCTCGAGGGCAACCTGACCGAGGACACGGTGTTCCCAAAGACGGACCACCGCCGGCATCGGCCGCGCAGCTGGCTCGTCGAGGGCGTGCAGAAGGTGGCGACGCTCGACTTCCTGACCGGGCCGGACCGGACCCTGGGCCAGGCCGCGCTGCGCTGGGTGCTCGCTGACGCCCACGTCGCGAGCACGCTGCCCAACATCTACGGACGGGAGCAGATCACGGAGTTCGCGCGTGCAGCGGACACGCCGGACCTGACCACTGACGAGCTCGCCCGCGTGGCGGAGCTGTACGCCGGCAACTTCGGGGTCGTACCGCTCGCCGACCAGGCGACGAAGGTGAACGCCTGACGCGCCCGCAGCGGCGTCCGACCAACGATCTGGGGACGCGCCCCAACGCCGAGCCGTCGAAACGTCCCCACAGCGCGAGCGCGCAGGCGGACTGGGGACGCGCCCCAACGCCGAGCCGTCGAAACGTCCCCACAGCGCGAGCGCGCAGGCGGACTGAGGACGCGCCCCAACGCCGAGCCGTCGAAACGTCCCCAGCAGCAGCGAGGCAGTCACGAGCGGGGAGGAGCACCGGACATGGCCAGCACCGAGTCAGCGCAGCGGTCAGCTCAGCTGTACGCGCGGGCGCAGCGCGTGATCCCAGGCGGTGTCAACTCGCCGGTCCGCGCGTTCCGGGGCGTGGGCGGGACGCCCCGCTTCATCGCGCGCGGTGACGGCGCCCACCTGCACGACGTCGACGGTCGCCGCTACATCGACTACGTCAACAGCTGGGGCCCGCTGATCCTGGGGCACGGCCGCCGTGAGGTGGTCGAGGCGGCCCGTGACGCGCTGGAGCGCGGGTCGAGCTTCGGAGCGCCGACCGAAGCCGAGGTCGCGCTGGCGGAGGAGATCGTCGAGCGGGTCCCGGGCGTCGATCAGGTGCGGTGCGTGTCGAGCGGCACCGAGGCGACCATGAGCGCCATCCGGTTGGCCCGCGGCGCGACCGGCCGTCCGAAGCTCGTCAAGTTCGCCGGTCACTACCACGGCCACAGCGACGCGCTGCTCGTCGTGGCAGGCAGCGGCGTGGCGACGTTCGGCCTGCCCGACTCGCCGGGTGTGACGCGGGGCGCGGCGGCCGACACGATCGTCGTGCCGTGGAACGACGTCGACGCGGTGGACGCGGTCTTCGCCGAGTTCGGGGACCGGGTCGCGGCCGTCATCTGCGAGCCGGTCGCGGCGAACATGGGGGTCGTGCCGCCGGAGCCCGGCTTCCTTCAGCACCTGCGCGATCTGACGCGCACCCACGGCGCCCTACTGCTGTTCGACGAGGTGATGACCGGCTTCCGGCTCGCCCGCGGCGGCGCCTGCGAGGTGTTCGGCATCACGCCCGACCTCGTCGCGCTCGGCAAGGTCGTTGGCGGTGGCTTCCCGCTCGCGGCGTTCGGTGGGCGGGCCGATGTCATGGCCCAGCTCGCGCCGGTCGGTCCAATCTACCAGGCGGGCACGCTGTCGGGCAACCCGGTGGCCGTCGCCGCCGGCCTGGCACAGCTGCGCCTGCTCGACGCCGACGTCTACGCGGGGCTCGACCGGCGGGCCGACCGCATGCTCGACGGCCTGGCGAAGGCCCTCGCCGAGCGCGGCGTGCCCGCGCAGATCCAGCGGGTGCGGTCGCTGGCAGGGCTGTTCTTCGCCGATGCGCCGGTCCGGGACTTCGACCAGGCGCGGGCTGCTGACCACGACCGGTACGCCCGATTCTTCCACGGCATGCTCGACCGTGGGATCTACCTGCCGCCGTCGGGCTACGAGGCGTTCTTCTTCAGCGTCGCCCAGACCGACGACGACCTCGACGCGACGGTCGCCGCGGCCGCCGAGGTCGCGACGACGCTGTAGCGGTCGAGGCCGACGCGGAGACGGTGCCCGTCCTACCTTCGATGTGCCGTTCGTCCGTAGGCTGGCTACGGTGCCGGATACGAACGACGAGGGGATCGAGAACCATGGCACGCAGACGCCGTCGCCGCCGTGGCGGCCACCGCACCAGACTGCATCGTCCAGGGGCGGCCGATGCCGCCGACGACCTCGGGCCCCCACCTCTGGACCACGTGCGGGCGGCGCTTGACGAGCCGCACCCCCTGACGCTGCTCGCGGTCGCCAGCAGCATGCTCCACGTGCTGGAGCCGGCGCGGCCGGCTCCGGTGCCCATCGCGGACGACGAGGACGCCCGCGATCTGCCCTCGGTGCCGGAACTGGCAGCGTCGTTCATCCAGATCGACACCGTAGAGACGACGGCGCTGTTGGGCGTGTTCGCCGAGCTGATCGACGACGACGTCCTCGCCAGGCGGATGCGCCGCGCCGTCGCCGGGCGTACGCACCGCATGCCCTCGTGGCTGACCGGCCTGACGCCGATCGAGGTGCACACCGCCGTCGCGCTGTCGCACGTGCTCGGCGATGGCGACAACGTCATGCTCGGCGTCCGCACGGCCGTCGGCGACGAGCTCACGGTCGCTGTCTACATCGACCACAACCTCGGGACGGTCGTCAAGGACGCGTTCGTGATCGGCGAGTCGCTGGAGGCCGTGGTCGAGGAGTTCGCCGCCGCCGCCGACGACCCCGACGTCGCGTCGCACGAGCTGGGTCCGGCCGACGCACGCGCCAGGATCGACGCGGCGATGGAGCTCGCGGCGATCACCTGGCCGCCGTTGGAGACCGACACCTGGCCTGCGTGCAGACCGCTGGTCCGGTGGGTGCTGCGGCACCTTCCGCCCGGCGGACAGGGCTACGTCCGACCGGAGTGGAGCGACCACGACCGCGCGGAGCTCACCGAGCGGTTCTTCGCCTCGCGCTTCGGTCGTGTCGAGGACGATGCCGACGGCCGCAGCCTGTTCGAGTCGCTGCTGTGGTTCGGCTGTGACTACGGGCCCGGTGATCCGCTGCGGTGGAGTCCCGTGGCGGTCGAGATCCTGCTGACCGACTGGCTGCCGCGCAAGGTCGTGGCCGACGTCGCGTTCCTGTCCCGCGCGCCTGACCTGCTGCGCGCGTTCGTCCGGTTCAGCCACGAGGAGCGTGGCATCCGCGACGAGCTGACCGCCGAGACGTTGGCGGCCATCGACGACCTGGAGGACGGGTACCAGGAGGTCATCCGCTCACTGCGACCGCAGGGACCGGCGGCACTGATGGCGGCGATGGGCGTGCCCGTCGGCGACGGCCCGTTCGGCACCGACATCGCACCATGGTGGGCCGACGCCAGCTACGAGGAGCTGGCGTTCGATTCACTGGCCCGCGCCGTCGGCGGTCGCGCGCAGCTCGAGGTCCTCGACCGCGCGGCACTGCCCGACGAAGCCTTCGCGTGGGACGTGGTCTCCGACGACGTCATCGACCGGGTTCGCGACGTGCTGACGCTGACCGACCAGTGCTGCGACGAGCTGCTCGACGTCGAGTACCGCACGGCATGCCGGCGCCTGCTCGCCGACGTCGCCGCAGCCGACCCGCAGATCTTCCGTCGTCGGGGCCGCGCCGAGACCGCGGCGGCCGCGATCGCCTGGATCGTCGGGAAGGCCAACCGGCTGTTCGACACCCACCGGACAAATGTCGCCGTCGCCGACGTCGTGGGCTGGTTCGGGGTGTCGGGCAGTCCGTCGCAGCGCGCCGCCACGATGCTCACGGCCCTGGGAGTCGACGACGCCAGCGCGTACAGCATGGATCTCGGTACGCCCCGCTACCTGGTGTCCGAGCGTCGCCGGGATCTGAGCCAGCGTCGCGACGCCCTGCAGACGGCACGGTCCCGGACGACGAGCACCGCACCCGACGACGATGATCCACGTGCTGTGCTGTCCGACGCCGTGCACGGTGGGGAGCTGGCCGATCTGCTCGCAGAGCGACGGACGACCGGGGCGACGGCGGCCACGAGCGAGCCGGTGGGCGGCGACCTGACCTCGCTCGACGCGTCGCACCCGGACCCTGCTCCCAACCGGACCACGGACGTCGCGACCGCCGTCGGCTGGTTCCCACCGGACCAGTTCACCGTCGCCCGCGAGCGCTGGCCCGAGCTCGCGCAGCGCTGGGCCAGCGACGACCACACCGCGTACGCCCGCGGCATCCAGGGGCATTTGCTCGACCTCTCCCGCGCGGCGGGCCGCAACCCGCAGGTCGTGCCGCTGGTGGTCGACGAGCTCGACGCGTACGCCGAGGAGCACGGAACCGACCCGGGCGCTCCGGAGACGCGGGCCGCGTTCGCAGCCGACGCCGCACGTGGCGGACGTGGCGTGGCGTGGCCACCGCGGCGCAATGCACCGTGCTGGTGCGGCAGTGGGCGCAAGTACAAGAAGTGTTGCGACACGGTGCCGGCCGACCCGGCCCAACGTCGGACGGTGGGCACGTACGAGTTCGACGTCAGGCTCGCCGGCGTGTCGCCATCCGTGTGGCGCCGGTTCCGTCTGGACGCCAGCGGGACGTTCGCCGATCTGCACCACGCGATCCAGGACGCCTGCGGCTGGGAGGACGCGCACCTGTTCAGGTTCACCACCCCGGACGGCGCAGCGATCGCAGGATCGGCGTTCGATGGTGGGTTCGGAGACGTGGAGCCCGCCGCCCACACCGTGCCGCTGGGACACCACTTCGCCGCGCAGGACCGCTGCATCTACGAGTACGACCTCGGCGACAGCTGGATCCACGACGTCACCGTCGTCGACCGCACCGCCGCACCGGCGACGTTCGCGCGCCAGCTGGTCGACGGCGGCCGCGCGTTCCCGCCCGAGGACTGCGGTGGTCTGCCCGGCTACGAGCAGTGCGTCGCACTGGCGACCGGTCGGGACGACCTCGGTGGGCGGTTCGGACCGCACGGCCCCGGCGACCTGCGCGAGTGGCTCGGCGAGTGGGATCCCGAGGCGTTCGACCGCGAGCAGATCGCCCGCTGGTTCGACCAGCGGAGGTGACGCGGCATGGGCCAGGGGGTGCACGGTGATCGAGCCGGAGGTACGGATCCGGTGCGGGCGGACCCGCACGTCACCCACGTCAACGTCGCCACGCCGCGGCCCAAGATGGTCGGCAACCGGGTGGTCGGGACCGCTATCGACAAGCACCCGGTGGACGGGCGGGTCGAGGTCGGCATGGAGGGCTTGGTCACGGACCAGGTCGGTGACGCGAGGCACCACGGCGGCAACGAGCAGGCGTTGTACGCCTTCGCCGGCGAGGACTACGACCACTGGGAGCACGAGCTGGGCCGTGAGTTGCGCCCGGGTCTGTTCGGCGAGAACCTGACGACCCGGGGCATCGACGTCAACGCTGTGCTGATCGGCGAACGCGGGCGCATCGGGACCGTGAGGGTGGAGGTGAGTGGACCCCGGATCCCGTGCGCGACGTTCGCTGTGTCAGGTGGGGGAGAAGGGCTGGCCCCGGAGGTTCGGCGCCCTCGATCGCACCGGCGCCTACCTGCGCGTGCTGGAGGTCGGCGCGATCGCAGCAGGCGACCGGATCGAGGTCGTCGACCGTCCGGACCACGACGTCACCGTGTCTGACGCCCATCGCATCCACCGCCGCGCCCGGGACGAGGCCGCGCGGCTGGTCGGCCTGCCCGGCCTGGCGACGTCGATGGCCGACTGGGCCCGGGCAGTGGGCGAACGGTGCGGGGGTGACGCGGCGGGGCGGGGGGACAGCGGGCGCTCCGCGCTGAGATCGTCGCAGACCGGTCAGGCGGCGTCGGTGAGGAGGTCCATCAGCTGGGCGGCGTTGCGCACGCCGTAGTCCTGGTAGCAGTTGTTGAAGATCGCGTGCGTCTCCGACGCGCCGTCGGCCAGCTCGGCGACCTGTGGTGCCCACTGCCGCAGCTCGTCCTCGGAGTACAGGTAGCGGAAGCGCTCGGCCGGGGAGATGCCCGACGCCTCCCACGTTTCGCTGTTGCGCCCGTGGAACCGCATGACCGCGAGGTCGGCCGTCACAGCGAGCACCGGCGGCACCGACGAGTCGAAGCCCTGCGGCTCGTCGACGCAGACGTAGGCGAGCCCCCGGTTCTCCAGCTGGCGCAGGGTCTTGGGGCCGCTCTCGCCGGAGAACCAGCTGGCGTGACGGAACTCCACGGCGACGTCGTAGTCGGGCAGCCGGTCGGCCAGCGAGTCCAGGTACCTGCGGTTGTCACGTCGGTTCGTGAACCACTTCGGGAACTGCAGGAACACCCCACCGAGCTTGCCGGCCGAGTGTAGGGGCAGCAGGGCCTCGGCGAACTTCGCGAAGGCCAGGTCGACGGCCTGCTCGGGGAGGTGGGACAGGTAGGCCGAGCCGCCGCGGGACCGCTCCTCCGGGAGGTGGGCGAGCACCTCGTCCCATACCGCGTCACGCCGAGCGGGGTGGTGCGTCAGCAGCGCGAACGCCTTGACGTCCATGCGGAAGTCCACGGGGGTGCGCTCGGTCCACAGGCCGACCAGCTCCCGGGACGGCGGGTAGTAGTAGGTCGCGTCGACCTCCACCACGTTGAACTGCGACGCGTAGTACTTCAGGCGATCCTCCGCCGACATCGACTTGTCGGGGTACCAGTCGCTGTCGCGGATGAGGGTGCGGTCCGTCCACGACGCGGTGCCGACCCGGATGTCCATGGGGCACTCCTCTCGCGAGCGGCGTCCGGCGGGTCCGTCCGCCCTCAGCATTCCCGACTCAGGATCGCATCGCGCGGTAGCCGGCCATGATCGCCTCGACCGAGCGGTCCACGTCGCTGGTGTCGGTCTGCCAGTTCGAGACCGAGATGCGCAGGAGCCGTCGGCCGCGCCACGTCGTCCCGCCCATCCAGCAGGTGCCCTCGCGCTGGACCGCGGCGGCGACGGCGTGCGCGTCGACGTCGTCGAAGCCGACCAGCACCTGGTTGAGCACGACGTCGTTGTGGATGGTGATGCCCGGCTCGGCGGCGAGCCGCTCGGCGAACCGCGATGCCATGGCGCAGCAGCGGTCGACCGTGGTCACCACCCCGGTGCGACCCAGAGAGCGCAGGGCTGCCCAGACCGCGAAGCCCCGCGCCCGGCGCGAGGCCTCGGGCGTCCACTGCATCGCGTCGCGAGCCTCGTCGTCGAACGCCAGGTAGGACGCCTGCGCCGGATCGGTGCCGGTCGCCGCCGTGTGGCTGGCCGGGTGCGCGGTGAACACCATCCCCGAGTCGTACGGCACGTTCAGCCACTTGTGCGCGTCGACGGCCCACGAGTCGGCGCGGTCGATGCCGGCGATGTGGCGGCGCAGCCGTGGCGAGCACGCGGCCCACAGCCCGAAGGCGCCGTCGACGTGGACCCACGCACCGTGCCCGTGGGCGACGTCGCAGATGGCACCCACAGGGTCGAGTGCGCCGGTGTTGACGTTGCCGGCCTGTGCGCAGACGATCACCGGTCCCTCGATGCCGTCCAGCACGTCCGCGAGCGCGCCGGAGCGCATCGCACCGTTGTCGTCGACGTCGACGGGCACCGGCCGCCCACCCAGCCCCACGAACCGCATGCCGCGGTCCACGGTCGAATGCCGCTCCGCACCCGCGACGACGGTCACCGGGGGTCCGCCGGCCAGCCCGTCGCGCTCGACGTCCCGGCCCACTGCCGCGAGCAGGTGGTGGCGCGCGACGGCCAGCGCCGTCGTGTTCGCCATCTGCCCGCCGGTCACGAGCCCGAGCGACGCGTCCGCCGGCAGGCCCAGCAGCTCCACCAGCCAGGTCCGCACGACCTCTTCGGCCGTGGCCGCCAGGGGTCCGCCGACATGCATCGCAGCGTTCTGGTCCCAGACGGCCGCCAGCATGTCGGCCGCCATCGCCGCCGGCAGCGCGCCGCCGGTGACGAAGCCGAAGTAGCGGGCGGACGTGGTCGCGGTCATCGTGGCGTCGGCGTCGCGCGCGAGGGTGTCGACGACCGCGACGGGGTCGGCCCCTTCGTCCGGCAGGGGGCCGTTGAGCGCGGCCCGGAGCTGCTCGCTCGCGGCGGTCGCCCGCACCGGACGCGCGTCGAGGCCGTGCAGGTAGCGCGCGGCATGGGTGTGCACCGCGTCGAGCAGCCGGGTGGTCGTGTCGGGGTCGGGTCGTGGCATCCCGGATCCTGTGCTCGGGAGATCGTGGCCGGATGCTAGGGGCTGCCTCCGGTCCCGGCCGGCATTCGGGCGCATCTGCATCCCGGCTCGCGTCGTTGCGGCTCGCGCCGACACAAGCCCGGTGTTCGTCGCTCACGCACCCTTCGAGCCGGGCGCAGCTGCCCTGGTCGCCGTGCGGAGGCTCCCTGGGCCGTTGGGACTCGAGCGTCGGCCGGACGACCAAGCGCACGACCGGGCCACGAGACAGACCTAGCCAGGACGGCGGGGAGACGGCTCGATCGACGGTCCTGCTGACGGTCCGCGGCGGCATGCGATGCTGGCAGCACGATGTCCCGGACCGAGACGCCGACCGAACCCGTGGCCGTGGAGCGTGCACGGTCAGCTCGCCCGACCCTGCGGCTCGTCGCGGTCGTCGGCCTGCTGGTCGTCCTGGGCATCGCTGGCGTCGCCATGCTGCGCCCTGACCCCCCGGCACCGGCCGCCGGCGGTGTGACCGCCGACACGCCACGGCTGGGTGCGCCCGACCGCGCGGTCGGACGGCCCATACCCGATGTGACGCTGCCGCCCCTGGCCGGCCTCGGGCCGTCGGGTGGCCTGGCGCTGCCGCCCGGCGACGGTGAGCCGATGGTCATCAACTTCTGGGCCAGCTGGTGCCAGCCGTGCGTCGACGAGATGCCGATGCTTCAGCGGGTCGCCGACGACCTGGATCTCACCATCGTAGGCGTGGACTACATCGATCAGGCCGACAAGGCCGTCGCGCTGGCGGAGCGGCTCGGGATCCGCTACCCGCTCGTGCGTGACGACGAGGGCACCTTCGGGCAGGCGGTCGGGCTGGCCGGCACGCCTACGACACTGCTCGTGGACGGCGATGGGGTCGTGCGCCGCCGGTTGACCGGCGAGCTCACGGAGCAGCAGCTGCGGGACGCCATCGCGGCCGATCTCGGGTGAGCGCCCGCGCGCTGGAGGTTGGCGTCGGTGAGGGGTGATCGGTACAGTTGCCCTGCGCCGGCGGCGCTCCCCGGATCGGTGGATCGCCGGACCCGCAGCTGACGAAAGGGCGCTCGAGGATGAACGTGATGGGGGACTTCTTCGCCACGCTGCCCGCCGCGCTGAGAGCGCTGTGGGACTTCGGCGACGGGTTCGTCGGCGTCGTCCTGATGGTCGCCAGCATCGGCATGATCGTGGTCTTCTCGGGGCTCGCGTACCAGCTGCGTGAGCGCCTGGGCTGGCTGTCGGCCCTGTTCGGCTCCATGGCCGTCCTGCTCGGACTGTGGTGGGCCCTGGGCATCATCCCGTCGGCCTGGATCTACTTCGCCGACTCGCAGAGTGAACTGTTGGCGGACAGCATCGTCCCGAGCGCGATCGTCATCGGTCAGCTCGAGGTCGCGTCGAACTTCTACAACGTGTTCCGCGACTCGATCGTCATGGCCGAGGCCACGGTCGTGCTGCTCGTGGGCGCGTGGTTGATCTTTGCAGTCCAGAAGCGGTTCCCGGGCGGGCTGGCCGAGGGTGAGGGGCGCGGCCCGACCACCGGCGGATACAAGTAGAGGGGCGGAGCATCCGATGGGCCTGACCGACAAGGGACTCCACCCGACGATCTTCGATGACTACCGCATCGAGACCGTCGACCCAGGATGGCTGCAGGAGCGAGTCAAGCCGAAGCGCCACATCGGGCTGACGGCGGAGCTGTGCATCCTGTGTCGCGCATGCGAGGACGTGTGCCCGTGGGAGTGCATCTGGATGCTGGCGCCGAACATCGTCACCGATGCCGAGTCCGAAGAGGTCATGACGCTCGCGAACACCGCCACGGCGGTGTTCGTCATCGATGACAACGAGTGCACCCGCTGTGCGATCTGCGTCGAGCGCTGTCCTTCGGACGCGC
It contains:
- a CDS encoding DUF6398 domain-containing protein, which produces MARRRRRRRGGHRTRLHRPGAADAADDLGPPPLDHVRAALDEPHPLTLLAVASSMLHVLEPARPAPVPIADDEDARDLPSVPELAASFIQIDTVETTALLGVFAELIDDDVLARRMRRAVAGRTHRMPSWLTGLTPIEVHTAVALSHVLGDGDNVMLGVRTAVGDELTVAVYIDHNLGTVVKDAFVIGESLEAVVEEFAAAADDPDVASHELGPADARARIDAAMELAAITWPPLETDTWPACRPLVRWVLRHLPPGGQGYVRPEWSDHDRAELTERFFASRFGRVEDDADGRSLFESLLWFGCDYGPGDPLRWSPVAVEILLTDWLPRKVVADVAFLSRAPDLLRAFVRFSHEERGIRDELTAETLAAIDDLEDGYQEVIRSLRPQGPAALMAAMGVPVGDGPFGTDIAPWWADASYEELAFDSLARAVGGRAQLEVLDRAALPDEAFAWDVVSDDVIDRVRDVLTLTDQCCDELLDVEYRTACRRLLADVAAADPQIFRRRGRAETAAAAIAWIVGKANRLFDTHRTNVAVADVVGWFGVSGSPSQRAATMLTALGVDDASAYSMDLGTPRYLVSERRRDLSQRRDALQTARSRTTSTAPDDDDPRAVLSDAVHGGELADLLAERRTTGATAATSEPVGGDLTSLDASHPDPAPNRTTDVATAVGWFPPDQFTVARERWPELAQRWASDDHTAYARGIQGHLLDLSRAAGRNPQVVPLVVDELDAYAEEHGTDPGAPETRAAFAADAARGGRGVAWPPRRNAPCWCGSGRKYKKCCDTVPADPAQRRTVGTYEFDVRLAGVSPSVWRRFRLDASGTFADLHHAIQDACGWEDAHLFRFTTPDGAAIAGSAFDGGFGDVEPAAHTVPLGHHFAAQDRCIYEYDLGDSWIHDVTVVDRTAAPATFARQLVDGGRAFPPEDCGGLPGYEQCVALATGRDDLGGRFGPHGPGDLREWLGEWDPEAFDREQIARWFDQRR
- a CDS encoding MOSC domain-containing protein produces the protein MGQGVHGDRAGGTDPVRADPHVTHVNVATPRPKMVGNRVVGTAIDKHPVDGRVEVGMEGLVTDQVGDARHHGGNEQALYAFAGEDYDHWEHELGRELRPGLFGENLTTRGIDVNAVLIGERGRIGTVRVEVSGPRIPCATFAVSGGGEGLAPEVRRPRSHRRLPARAGGRRDRSRRPDRGRRPSGPRRHRV
- a CDS encoding DUF72 domain-containing protein is translated as MDIRVGTASWTDRTLIRDSDWYPDKSMSAEDRLKYYASQFNVVEVDATYYYPPSRELVGLWTERTPVDFRMDVKAFALLTHHPARRDAVWDEVLAHLPEERSRGGSAYLSHLPEQAVDLAFAKFAEALLPLHSAGKLGGVFLQFPKWFTNRRDNRRYLDSLADRLPDYDVAVEFRHASWFSGESGPKTLRQLENRGLAYVCVDEPQGFDSSVPPVLAVTADLAVMRFHGRNSETWEASGISPAERFRYLYSEDELRQWAPQVAELADGASETHAIFNNCYQDYGVRNAAQLMDLLTDAA
- a CDS encoding pyridoxal-dependent decarboxylase encodes the protein MPRPDPDTTTRLLDAVHTHAARYLHGLDARPVRATAASEQLRAALNGPLPDEGADPVAVVDTLARDADATMTATTSARYFGFVTGGALPAAMAADMLAAVWDQNAAMHVGGPLAATAEEVVRTWLVELLGLPADASLGLVTGGQMANTTALAVARHHLLAAVGRDVERDGLAGGPPVTVVAGAERHSTVDRGMRFVGLGGRPVPVDVDDNGAMRSGALADVLDGIEGPVIVCAQAGNVNTGALDPVGAICDVAHGHGAWVHVDGAFGLWAACSPRLRRHIAGIDRADSWAVDAHKWLNVPYDSGMVFTAHPASHTAATGTDPAQASYLAFDDEARDAMQWTPEASRRARGFAVWAALRSLGRTGVVTTVDRCCAMASRFAERLAAEPGITIHNDVVLNQVLVGFDDVDAHAVAAAVQREGTCWMGGTTWRGRRLLRISVSNWQTDTSDVDRSVEAIMAGYRAMRS
- a CDS encoding redoxin domain-containing protein; amino-acid sequence: MSRTETPTEPVAVERARSARPTLRLVAVVGLLVVLGIAGVAMLRPDPPAPAAGGVTADTPRLGAPDRAVGRPIPDVTLPPLAGLGPSGGLALPPGDGEPMVINFWASWCQPCVDEMPMLQRVADDLDLTIVGVDYIDQADKAVALAERLGIRYPLVRDDEGTFGQAVGLAGTPTTLLVDGDGVVRRRLTGELTEQQLRDAIAADLG
- a CDS encoding 4Fe-4S binding protein; its protein translation is MGLTDKGLHPTIFDDYRIETVDPGWLQERVKPKRHIGLTAELCILCRACEDVCPWECIWMLAPNIVTDAESEEVMTLANTATAVFVIDDNECTRCAICVERCPSDALWLGRTSA